From a single Vitis vinifera cultivar Pinot Noir 40024 chromosome 18, ASM3070453v1 genomic region:
- the LOC100248210 gene encoding probable disease resistance protein At4g19530: MSQLSQLVRLKLQNCRRLQALSELPSSIKEIDAHNCMSLETISNQLLFSSLRHVSFSECLKIKTYQNNIGSMLQALATFLQTQKRSGYAQDNPESVNIEFSTVVPGSEIPDWFSYQSSGRKVNIELPPNWFNSNFLGFALSAVLGFDALPSHDPNFNVFSLFCIFDFQNSAASYSDNVFHLNSGPALIESDHLWLGYAPVVSSFKWHEVNHFEAAFMAFTNNLALVVKRCGIRLVYSSEDVSDNNPTMIQYISPPPPPRSTLLIQEIDEGGPSGSACSSEDSCT, encoded by the exons ATGAGTCAACTTTCTCAGCTTGTAAGGCTTAAGTTGCAAAATTGCAGAAGGCTTCAAGCATTGTCGGAGCTTCCATCAAGCATAAAGGAGATAGATGCACATAATTGCATGTCATTAGAAACAATCTCAAACCAGTTGCTCTTCTCGTCTCTTAGACATGTCTCTTTTAGtgaatgtttgaaaattaaaacctATCAAAACAACATTGGGTCCATGTTGCAGGCTCTGGCAACTTTTCTTCAAACTCAGAAGAGGTCTGGATATGCTCAG GATAACCCAGAGAGTGTGAACATTGAATTCAGCACTGTTGTTCCTGGAAGTGAAATACCAGATTGGTTCAGCTATCAGAGCTCTGGGCGTAAAGTAAATATAGAGCTACCTCCAAATTGGTTTAATAGCAACTTCCTGGGTTTTGCACTTTCTGCTGTCCTTGGTTTCGATGCCCTGCCCAGTCACGACCCTAATTTTAACGTTTTTAGCTTATTTTGTATATTCGATTTCCAAAATTCCGCTGCTTCTTACAGTGATAATGTCTTCCATCTTAATTCTGGGCCTGCATTAATCGAGTCAGATCACCTTTGGCTGGGGTATGCACCAGTTGTCAGCTCCTTCAAGTGGCATGAAGTGAATCACTTTGAGGCTGCATTTATGGCGTTCACCAACAACTTGGCCCTGGTGGTTAAGAGGTGTGGGATTCGGCTAGTATACAGCAGTGAAGATGTGAGTGACAACAACCCAACAATGATCCAATACATTTCTCCACCTCCTCCTCCCCGTTCAACTCTCCTTATTCAAGAAATTGATGAGGGGGGACCCAGTGGAAGTGCCTGCTCTAGCGAGGACTCATGCACCTAA